Proteins found in one Oreochromis niloticus isolate F11D_XX linkage group LG22, O_niloticus_UMD_NMBU, whole genome shotgun sequence genomic segment:
- the igf2bp3 gene encoding insulin-like growth factor 2 mRNA-binding protein 3 isoform X1: MNKLYIGNVSAEASEEDFETIFEQWKIPHSGPFLVKTGYAFVDCPDEKAAMKAIDVLSGKVELHGKVLEVEHSVPKRQRSCKLQIRNIPPHMQWEVLDGMLAQYGAVQSCEQVNTDTETAVVNVRYATKDQARLAMEKLNGSMMENSTLKVSYIPDETATPEGPPAGGRRGFNARGPPRSGSPGLGARPKVQSDIPLRMLVPTQFVGAIIGKEGATIRNITKQTHSKIDIHRKENAGAAEKPITIHSTPDGCSNACKTIMDIMQKEALDTKFTEEIPLKILAHNSFVGRLIGKEGRNLKKIEQETGTKITISPLQDLTLYNPERTITVKGSIEACAKAEEEVMKKIRESYESDMAAMNLQSNLIPGLNLNALGLFPTTAPGMGPSMSSITPPGAHGGSSSFGQGHPESETVHLFIPALAVGAIIGKQGQHIKQLSHFAGASIKIAPAEGMDAKQRMVIIVGPPEAQFKAQCRIFGKLKEENFFGPKEEVKLEAHIKVPAFAAGRVIGKGGKTVNELQNLTCAEVVVPRDQTPDENDQVIVKISGHFFACQLAQRKIQEILAQVRRQQQQQQQQQLKPTSGPQAPMPRRK; the protein is encoded by the exons ATGAATAAGCTATACATTGGCAACGTAAGCGCAGAGGCGAGCGAGGAGGACTTCGAAACTATCTTTGAGCAGTGGAAGATTCCGCACAGTGGTCCATTTCTTGTCAAAACTGGCTATGCGTTTGTGGATTGCCCGGACGAGAAGGCAGCAATGAAGGCCATCGATGTTCTTTCAG gtAAAGTTGAACTTCACGGAAAAGTTCTTGAAGTGGAGCACTCGGTCCCTAAACGTCAAAG GAGCTGTAAGCTGCAGATCAGGAACATCCCGCCTCACATGCAGTGGGAG GTTTTGGATGGTATGCTTGCTCAGTATGGTGCAGTACAGAGCTGTGAACAAG TAAACACTGATACAGAGACTGCAGTTGTCAATGTTCGGTATGCTACCAAGGACCAGGCTAGGCT GGCAATGGAGAAGCTGAATGGATCTATGATGGAGAACTCTACCTTGAAAGTGTCCTATATCCCAGATGAGACAGCGACACCAGAGGGTCCTCCAGCAGGGGGCCGGAGAGGCTTTAATGCCCGCGGACCCCCTCGGTCTGGCTCTCCGGGTTTGGGCGCCCGGCCTAAAGTGCAGTCAGACATCCCGCTACGCATGCTGGTTCCCACGCAGTTTGTAGGGGCAATCATTGGCAAGGAGGGTGCCACTATCCGCAACATCACCAAACAGACCCACTCAAA GATTGACATCCACAGAAAAGAGAACGCAGGTGCTGCAGAGAAACCCATCACTATTCACTCAACCCCTGATGGCTGTTCGAACGCTTGCAAAACCATCATGGACATCATGCAGAAGGAAGCCCTTGACACAAAGTT TACTGAGGAGATCCCACTAAAGATCCTTGCACACAACAGCTTTGTGGGAAGATTAATAGGTAAAGAAGGACGCAACCTGAAGAAAATTGAGCAGGAAACGGGGACCAAGATCACAATCTCACC TCTTCAGGACCTAACCCTGTACAACCCAGAACGGACCATCACAGTAAAGGGCTCCATTGAGGCATGTGCAAAAGCTGAGGAGGAAGTGATGAAGAAGATCAGGGAATCCTATGAGAGTGACATGGCtgctatgaac CTCCAATCCAACTTGATTCCAGGCTTGAATCTGAATGCTTTAGGTTTGTTCCCCACTACAGCACCAGGCATGGGTCCCTCCATGTCCAGTATCACACCTCCTGGAGCCCATGGTGGATCCTCATCATTTGGA CAGGGACACCCAGAATCGGAGACTGTTCACCTGTTCATTCCTGCACTTGCAGTGGGCGCCATCATTGGAAAACAGGGTCAACACATCAAACAGCTGTCACACTTTGCCGGAGCCTCAATCAAG ATCGCCCCTGCAGAAGGAATGGATGCCAAGCAGAGGATGGTTATCATTGTCGGACCACCAGAGGCTCAGTTTAAG GCTCAGTGTCGAATCTTTGGCAAGTTAAAAGAAGAGAATTTCTTTGGACCTAAGGAAGAGGTGAAGCTGGAGGCGCATATCAAGGTTCCCGCCTTTGCTGCTGGACGAGTTATTGGGAAGGGCGGGAAAACG GTAAACGAACTGCAGAACTTGACCTGTGCAGAAGTGGTGGTGCCCCGAGACCAGACGCCTGACGAGAACGACCAGGTTATAGTAAAGATCAGCGGACACTTCTTTGCATGCCAG CTGGCCCAGAGGAAGATTCAGGAGATCCTAGCCCAGGTgaggaggcagcagcagcaacaacagcagcagcagcttaagCCTACATCTGGACCCCAAGCTCCAATGCCACGCAGGAAATAA
- the igf2bp3 gene encoding insulin-like growth factor 2 mRNA-binding protein 3 isoform X2 has translation MNKLYIGNVSAEASEEDFETIFEQWKIPHSGPFLVKTGYAFVDCPDEKAAMKAIDVLSGKVELHGKVLEVEHSVPKRQRSCKLQIRNIPPHMQWEVLDGMLAQYGAVQSCEQVNTDTETAVVNVRYATKDQARLAMEKLNGSMMENSTLKVSYIPDETATPEGPPAGGRRGFNARGPPRSGSPGLGARPKVQSDIPLRMLVPTQFVGAIIGKEGATIRNITKQTHSKIDIHRKENAGAAEKPITIHSTPDGCSNACKTIMDIMQKEALDTKFTEEIPLKILAHNSFVGRLIGKEGRNLKKIEQETGTKITISPLQDLTLYNPERTITVKGSIEACAKAEEEVMKKIRESYESDMAAMNLQSNLIPGLNLNALGLFPTTAPGMGPSMSSITPPGAHGGSSSFGGHPESETVHLFIPALAVGAIIGKQGQHIKQLSHFAGASIKIAPAEGMDAKQRMVIIVGPPEAQFKAQCRIFGKLKEENFFGPKEEVKLEAHIKVPAFAAGRVIGKGGKTVNELQNLTCAEVVVPRDQTPDENDQVIVKISGHFFACQLAQRKIQEILAQVRRQQQQQQQQQLKPTSGPQAPMPRRK, from the exons ATGAATAAGCTATACATTGGCAACGTAAGCGCAGAGGCGAGCGAGGAGGACTTCGAAACTATCTTTGAGCAGTGGAAGATTCCGCACAGTGGTCCATTTCTTGTCAAAACTGGCTATGCGTTTGTGGATTGCCCGGACGAGAAGGCAGCAATGAAGGCCATCGATGTTCTTTCAG gtAAAGTTGAACTTCACGGAAAAGTTCTTGAAGTGGAGCACTCGGTCCCTAAACGTCAAAG GAGCTGTAAGCTGCAGATCAGGAACATCCCGCCTCACATGCAGTGGGAG GTTTTGGATGGTATGCTTGCTCAGTATGGTGCAGTACAGAGCTGTGAACAAG TAAACACTGATACAGAGACTGCAGTTGTCAATGTTCGGTATGCTACCAAGGACCAGGCTAGGCT GGCAATGGAGAAGCTGAATGGATCTATGATGGAGAACTCTACCTTGAAAGTGTCCTATATCCCAGATGAGACAGCGACACCAGAGGGTCCTCCAGCAGGGGGCCGGAGAGGCTTTAATGCCCGCGGACCCCCTCGGTCTGGCTCTCCGGGTTTGGGCGCCCGGCCTAAAGTGCAGTCAGACATCCCGCTACGCATGCTGGTTCCCACGCAGTTTGTAGGGGCAATCATTGGCAAGGAGGGTGCCACTATCCGCAACATCACCAAACAGACCCACTCAAA GATTGACATCCACAGAAAAGAGAACGCAGGTGCTGCAGAGAAACCCATCACTATTCACTCAACCCCTGATGGCTGTTCGAACGCTTGCAAAACCATCATGGACATCATGCAGAAGGAAGCCCTTGACACAAAGTT TACTGAGGAGATCCCACTAAAGATCCTTGCACACAACAGCTTTGTGGGAAGATTAATAGGTAAAGAAGGACGCAACCTGAAGAAAATTGAGCAGGAAACGGGGACCAAGATCACAATCTCACC TCTTCAGGACCTAACCCTGTACAACCCAGAACGGACCATCACAGTAAAGGGCTCCATTGAGGCATGTGCAAAAGCTGAGGAGGAAGTGATGAAGAAGATCAGGGAATCCTATGAGAGTGACATGGCtgctatgaac CTCCAATCCAACTTGATTCCAGGCTTGAATCTGAATGCTTTAGGTTTGTTCCCCACTACAGCACCAGGCATGGGTCCCTCCATGTCCAGTATCACACCTCCTGGAGCCCATGGTGGATCCTCATCATTTGGA GGACACCCAGAATCGGAGACTGTTCACCTGTTCATTCCTGCACTTGCAGTGGGCGCCATCATTGGAAAACAGGGTCAACACATCAAACAGCTGTCACACTTTGCCGGAGCCTCAATCAAG ATCGCCCCTGCAGAAGGAATGGATGCCAAGCAGAGGATGGTTATCATTGTCGGACCACCAGAGGCTCAGTTTAAG GCTCAGTGTCGAATCTTTGGCAAGTTAAAAGAAGAGAATTTCTTTGGACCTAAGGAAGAGGTGAAGCTGGAGGCGCATATCAAGGTTCCCGCCTTTGCTGCTGGACGAGTTATTGGGAAGGGCGGGAAAACG GTAAACGAACTGCAGAACTTGACCTGTGCAGAAGTGGTGGTGCCCCGAGACCAGACGCCTGACGAGAACGACCAGGTTATAGTAAAGATCAGCGGACACTTCTTTGCATGCCAG CTGGCCCAGAGGAAGATTCAGGAGATCCTAGCCCAGGTgaggaggcagcagcagcaacaacagcagcagcagcttaagCCTACATCTGGACCCCAAGCTCCAATGCCACGCAGGAAATAA
- the igf2bp3 gene encoding insulin-like growth factor 2 mRNA-binding protein 3 isoform X3 — MREISSSQSCLCVLLWIFSGKVELHGKVLEVEHSVPKRQRSCKLQIRNIPPHMQWEVLDGMLAQYGAVQSCEQVNTDTETAVVNVRYATKDQARLAMEKLNGSMMENSTLKVSYIPDETATPEGPPAGGRRGFNARGPPRSGSPGLGARPKVQSDIPLRMLVPTQFVGAIIGKEGATIRNITKQTHSKIDIHRKENAGAAEKPITIHSTPDGCSNACKTIMDIMQKEALDTKFTEEIPLKILAHNSFVGRLIGKEGRNLKKIEQETGTKITISPLQDLTLYNPERTITVKGSIEACAKAEEEVMKKIRESYESDMAAMNLQSNLIPGLNLNALGLFPTTAPGMGPSMSSITPPGAHGGSSSFGQGHPESETVHLFIPALAVGAIIGKQGQHIKQLSHFAGASIKIAPAEGMDAKQRMVIIVGPPEAQFKAQCRIFGKLKEENFFGPKEEVKLEAHIKVPAFAAGRVIGKGGKTVNELQNLTCAEVVVPRDQTPDENDQVIVKISGHFFACQLAQRKIQEILAQVRRQQQQQQQQQLKPTSGPQAPMPRRK; from the exons ATGCGAGAAATATCCAGCTCGCAGTCATGCCTATGTGTGCTTCTCTGGATTTTTAGTG gtAAAGTTGAACTTCACGGAAAAGTTCTTGAAGTGGAGCACTCGGTCCCTAAACGTCAAAG GAGCTGTAAGCTGCAGATCAGGAACATCCCGCCTCACATGCAGTGGGAG GTTTTGGATGGTATGCTTGCTCAGTATGGTGCAGTACAGAGCTGTGAACAAG TAAACACTGATACAGAGACTGCAGTTGTCAATGTTCGGTATGCTACCAAGGACCAGGCTAGGCT GGCAATGGAGAAGCTGAATGGATCTATGATGGAGAACTCTACCTTGAAAGTGTCCTATATCCCAGATGAGACAGCGACACCAGAGGGTCCTCCAGCAGGGGGCCGGAGAGGCTTTAATGCCCGCGGACCCCCTCGGTCTGGCTCTCCGGGTTTGGGCGCCCGGCCTAAAGTGCAGTCAGACATCCCGCTACGCATGCTGGTTCCCACGCAGTTTGTAGGGGCAATCATTGGCAAGGAGGGTGCCACTATCCGCAACATCACCAAACAGACCCACTCAAA GATTGACATCCACAGAAAAGAGAACGCAGGTGCTGCAGAGAAACCCATCACTATTCACTCAACCCCTGATGGCTGTTCGAACGCTTGCAAAACCATCATGGACATCATGCAGAAGGAAGCCCTTGACACAAAGTT TACTGAGGAGATCCCACTAAAGATCCTTGCACACAACAGCTTTGTGGGAAGATTAATAGGTAAAGAAGGACGCAACCTGAAGAAAATTGAGCAGGAAACGGGGACCAAGATCACAATCTCACC TCTTCAGGACCTAACCCTGTACAACCCAGAACGGACCATCACAGTAAAGGGCTCCATTGAGGCATGTGCAAAAGCTGAGGAGGAAGTGATGAAGAAGATCAGGGAATCCTATGAGAGTGACATGGCtgctatgaac CTCCAATCCAACTTGATTCCAGGCTTGAATCTGAATGCTTTAGGTTTGTTCCCCACTACAGCACCAGGCATGGGTCCCTCCATGTCCAGTATCACACCTCCTGGAGCCCATGGTGGATCCTCATCATTTGGA CAGGGACACCCAGAATCGGAGACTGTTCACCTGTTCATTCCTGCACTTGCAGTGGGCGCCATCATTGGAAAACAGGGTCAACACATCAAACAGCTGTCACACTTTGCCGGAGCCTCAATCAAG ATCGCCCCTGCAGAAGGAATGGATGCCAAGCAGAGGATGGTTATCATTGTCGGACCACCAGAGGCTCAGTTTAAG GCTCAGTGTCGAATCTTTGGCAAGTTAAAAGAAGAGAATTTCTTTGGACCTAAGGAAGAGGTGAAGCTGGAGGCGCATATCAAGGTTCCCGCCTTTGCTGCTGGACGAGTTATTGGGAAGGGCGGGAAAACG GTAAACGAACTGCAGAACTTGACCTGTGCAGAAGTGGTGGTGCCCCGAGACCAGACGCCTGACGAGAACGACCAGGTTATAGTAAAGATCAGCGGACACTTCTTTGCATGCCAG CTGGCCCAGAGGAAGATTCAGGAGATCCTAGCCCAGGTgaggaggcagcagcagcaacaacagcagcagcagcttaagCCTACATCTGGACCCCAAGCTCCAATGCCACGCAGGAAATAA